Proteins from a genomic interval of Zingiber officinale cultivar Zhangliang chromosome 2A, Zo_v1.1, whole genome shotgun sequence:
- the LOC122043772 gene encoding disease resistance protein PIK6-NP-like translates to MLEEISALLSKLNGSLRSLKISDMGNSSLKKALDEVALPPLLLCKIEIGCRLGELPPWFASLKHVVKITLFRAQLQLEDLQVLRNLPALVNLNLRGESFVYNGENLVFDREGFAQLKLLTIVRDNVSFKEGAVRSLEILKIFYPSKSVNGIEHLHGLKEVHIQTENDDIIEMVKNIAANHSNRPKCFAKLLKSA, encoded by the coding sequence ATGCTGGAGGAGATCAGCGCCCTGCTCTCGAAGCTCAATGGCAGCCTTCGATCTCTAAAGATTTCGGATATGGGAAACAGCAGTCTGAAAAAGGCACTAGATGAAGTAGCTTTGCCGCCATTGCTGCTCTGCAAGATCGAGATAGGTTGCAGACTTGGCGAATTGCCTCCTTGGTTTGCATCTCTGAAGCATGTTGTCAAGATAACTCTGTTCAGGGCACAACTGCAGCTGGAGGATCTACAAGTCTTAAGAAATCTCCCCGCTTTGGTCAACCTGAACCTAAGAGGTGAGTCATTCGTTTATAATGGTGAGAATTTGGTCTTCGATCGGGAAGGGTTCGCACAACTTAAGTTGCTGACAATTGTACGGGACAATGTGAGTTTCAAAGAAGGTGCAGTCCGAAGCCTCGaaatccttaaaatattttatccctCTAAATCAGTCAATGGCATAGAACATCTGCATGGGCTAAAGGAGGTTCACATTCAGACTGAGAATGATGATATAATTGAGATGGTCAAAAATATTGCAGCAAACCACTCAAATCGTCCCAAATGTTTTGCAAAACTACTCAAGTCTGCTTAA
- the LOC122043773 gene encoding disease resistance protein Pik-2-like — protein sequence MPSFFGCQDARLNTEPLLNMMDELQPVQTIRDHLHGKMYLLVLDDVWSIEAWESLSIALPRGKEGSRVIVTTRIERIKVFDAPDYNCPPELENIGREILQKCDGLPLAIVTIGGLLASKPDNNFEEWKDLRDHLRLEIQTNDMLSKINQILGLSYNDLPYYLKPCFLFLGTFPEDYEIRRERLMRRWIAEGIVHGVDGLPDEKMAERCFNQLVNRSLVQPSEFDDNGTVRSCRVHDMMLDVIISISRKENFAVVLNKHSTQTNIQPRHQRIRRLSWQRGSSTGLVPNIADLCHLRSFTATA from the exons ATGCCGAGTTTTTTTGGGTGCCAAGATGCCCGTTTGAACACTGAGCCACTTCTGAACATGATGGACGAGTTACAACCGGTGCAGACTATCAGAGACCATCTACATGGAAAGATGTATTTGCTTGTTCTTGATGACGTTTGGAGCATTGAAGCATGGGAAAGCTTGAGCATTGCATTGCCACGAGGTAAAGAAGGAAGCAGGGTCATAGTCACCACCCGCATTGAGAGGAT AAAAGTATTTGATGCACCGGACTATAATTGTCCTCCAGAGCTAGAAAATATTGGCAGAGAAATCTTGCAAAAGTGTGATGGACTGCCACTTGCAATTGTGACAATCGGAGGTCTTCTAGCTTCCAAGCCTGATAATAATTTTGAGGAATGGAAAGACTTGCGCGACCACCTTCGTTTGGAGATACAGACTAATGATATGCTGTCAAAGATCAATCAGATACTAGGTTTGAGTTACAATGACTTGCCTTACTATCTCAAGCCttgcttcttgttcttaggcaccTTCCCTGAGGATTATGAGATTCGTCGGGAGCGTCTGATGAGAAGGTGGATTGCCGAAGGGATTGTGCATGGCGTAGATGGCTTACCCGATGAGAAAATGGCCGAGCGCTGCTTCAACCAATTGGTGAATCGTAGCTTGGTGCAGCCGTCAGAATTTGATGATAATGGGACAGTGAGATCCTGCCGCGTCCATGACATGATGCTCGATGTCATAATCTCGATTTCAAGAAAGGAGAACTTTGCGGTGGTACTGAATAAGCACTCCACGCAGACGAACATTCAGCCTCGACATCAGAGGATAAGACGCTTATCCTGGCAGAGAGGAAGCAGTACTGGACTAGTGCCTAACATAGCTGATCTGTGCCACCTCCGATCCTTCACTGCAACTGCCTAA